AATAAACTATTCTTGTTTGTCTTTTTTTGTTCTTTTATGTTGGTAAGTAGTTCATTAAATGCACAACTGATGGCAGTAGAATCAAAAGACACCTTAAACGGAAAACCTAAATTTACAGCAAGACTAACTGGTAGGCTTAAACTAAATGGTATTTATGATATTAAAGGGAACCTAGATGGTAATAGTTCTTTTCTTATTCATAAAAATAATGTTTCAGGTTTAGATATACCTGCTTTTAGTATGGATATGAGACAATCGCAGTTGCGCTTTGTAAGTACTATACAATTGAATAATGGTAAAGAACTAAAGTCAATGTTAGAAGCTGATTTTGAAGGAGCAAATAGTACTTCGCAGTTTAGGCTTCGACATGCGTGGATTCAATATGAAAATTGGATGGTAGGTCAAAACTGGTCAAATTTTGGTGATTCATCATTATGGCCAGCATCATTATTAGATTGGGATGGGCCTACAGGTATGGTACTTTCGAGAAGAATTCAAATTCGTTATACAGGTCGCTTTACAGAAAATGGACATACTGCTTTTGAATTATCAGCAGAGACTATGGAGCCGCGCCGATTATACGATTATACCTTAAGTACTGATCATGGTGTCGATTATGCGCCATCTAGATTGCCTGATGTAGTTGCAGGTATACGATATGCTTTTGATAATGGAGGTTTTATGAAATTAGCTGGACTTTATCGCAGTATTGCCTATAATTCAGAAAATATTGCCGCGGGTGAAACTGAATTTGATTTTGATTCACAAGATGCGGGTGGTGTCACAGGTATTATGAGTATATTTTTTAGAAAGAAATCAGGATTAGTAAATAATTTGCAAGCACAATGGACAATAGGTAAAGGGATTAGCGATTATTTTTTGGCGGTAGGAGGTTCAGGGCTTGATGGTTTTGCTAG
The nucleotide sequence above comes from Flavobacterium branchiarum. Encoded proteins:
- a CDS encoding DcaP family trimeric outer membrane transporter, with the translated sequence MQQNKLFLFVFFCSFMLVSSSLNAQLMAVESKDTLNGKPKFTARLTGRLKLNGIYDIKGNLDGNSSFLIHKNNVSGLDIPAFSMDMRQSQLRFVSTIQLNNGKELKSMLEADFEGANSTSQFRLRHAWIQYENWMVGQNWSNFGDSSLWPASLLDWDGPTGMVLSRRIQIRYTGRFTENGHTAFELSAETMEPRRLYDYTLSTDHGVDYAPSRLPDVVAGIRYAFDNGGFMKLAGLYRSIAYNSENIAAGETEFDFDSQDAGGVTGIMSIFFRKKSGLVNNLQAQWTIGKGISDYFLAVGGSGLDGFARSDFSGKLNLLPVHAGFISYQRYWNKKFNTMVMTSYNHFYDGGGTQAGWDRMTNYQFTLNVSYDFFDSLTIGVEPQIGYKELQYNDGSTQGANAVRINFGMLFNF